The following are encoded together in the Labrus mixtus chromosome 2, fLabMix1.1, whole genome shotgun sequence genome:
- the ccdc40 gene encoding coiled-coil domain-containing protein 40, with amino-acid sequence MEREREEGRMESSDQEEEDSRTQDGRVQSAEDHGATLPFDQECGLQDQPEAELDRATPEPHSDHRGADEYHTEVVENVTEVPLPHFSDLNASEDTEDHDPLQEEEEEFIVLDPEHPLVRRQQAALSRQLSNELERINERLKQKQSLEKTDDKHKLEVAVELFRVQEQLVRLQSRLEERHQNKAQAEAKHRQIQDQLGVVKSQYSSTTNQNKKAKSNVSQLQSEIDNLMQHLVFAQGVSEDLRSHVKALKNAKHKAGAEKTQAEEQKLKQDIYVERLTKDLERLTQQVAMYEAQTSAQAEETQAAKEALAEAEMEVESLAMARRQLMQQWSSSLMGMRRRDEAFSAMQDAMRAVAHQGILLDREIEGYKKSVAEEQEQNETLTMQLNWSQMDGNTSKKQISQKQAQQEALHAHYTTCLRTLRETERTLSRLTKETGTHQVEVNDQRKHLEKQSAVRLELEDKIMTNMQQKLTHNKAAKYSERLTSKIASLKKEKVSQLWQLENNIVVVELESSKVIQHLESLAVIQEALDEEISKKNKITTTIQANISSFVTLIAQKQSSIANYNKKIGQIVASTGRDDLSPMQIKIEALMSQSAEVTATMESVKKLWMKRQEILEEQSREIEANSKDMLKLQKEYTSMQQKKICLESQVEVEHRDETELEKNAKTLRGDLLKLNTLISKNGQLSVALEQDNALMETDFLHRLKEAERDSIEMQMKHEKTQEEKERLLNSLLEAQQQIMLWEKKIQLVKETRSAVDIDLGQGDFQMMKTEIHRMEVRLNQLMKQQERLLRESEATVARRETIVLRREAMVHTSIKQNTMGELNRAIQGLQRKIQDTHKHVVECEQVIRDLQESRVILSDKLAQQKQQLVDVCSFSYVLEPDFVNLQDTKDSNLARLVTLQSRTKKLQGVSEGGYQALSTSESINAATQSKMERMHTTSAILHRVCQEFPQHQGALHRLLLALAARTQILEQEMS; translated from the exons atggagagggaaagagaggagggaaggatggAAAGCTCCGAccaagaagaggaagacagcaGGACGCAGGATGGACGAGTTCAATCTGCAGAGGACCATGGAGCAACTTTACCATTCGATCAAGAG TGTGGCTTACAGGATCAGCCAGAAGCAGAGCTGGATAGGGCGACCCCCGAGCCACACTCTGACCACAGGGGCGCAGATGAATATCACACTGAAG TGGTGGAAAATGTTACTGAGGTGCCGTTACCTCACTTCTCAGATCTAAATGCATCGGAAGACACAGAGGACCATGATCCACtgcaagaagaagaggaggagtttATTGTTCTGGACCCTGAGCAT CCCCTGGTTAGAAGGCAGCAAGCCGCCCTCAGCAGGCAGCTCAGCAATGAGTTGGAGAGGATCAACGAGCGTCTAAAGCAAAAG CAATCATTAGAGAAGACGGATGACAAGCACAAACTGGAGGTAGCTGTCGAGTTATTTAGGGTTCAGGAGCAGCTTGTGAGACTCCAGAGCAGGCTGGAGGAGCGTCATCAAAACAAGGCACAGGCTGAAGCCAAACATCGGCAGATCCAGGATCAACTGGGGGTGGTGAAGAGCCAGTATTCTAGTACCACCAACCAGAACAAGAAAGCCAAATCTAACG TGTCCCAGCTACAGTCGGAGATAGACAACCTGATGCAGCATCTCGTCTTTGCACAAGGAGTCAGTGAGGATCTGCGCTCTCATGTGAAAGCTTTGAAGAATGCCAAACACAAAGCGGGAGCTGAGAAGACCCAGGCTGAAGAACAGAAATTAAAGCAG GATATTTATGTCGAGCGTCTAACGAAGGATCTGGAGAGGCTGACGCAGCAGGTAGCCATGTATGAGGCCCAGACGAGTGCCCAAGCAGAAGAGACACAGGCAGCCAAAGAAGCTCTGGCTGAG GCAGAGATGGAAGTGGAGTCTCTGGCAATGGCTCGTAGGCAGCTGATGCAGCAGTGGAGCAGCAGCTTGATGGGGATGAGGAGACGAGATGAGGCCTTCAGCGCAATGCAGGACGCCATGCG TGCTGTTGCGCACCAGGGGATTTTGCTGGACAGAGAGATTGAAGGATACAAGAAATCTGTCGCTGAGGAGCAGGAGCAAAATGAGACACTAACTATGCAGCTCAACTGGTCCCAGATGGATGGTAACACCTCAAAGAAGCAGATCAGCCAGAAGCAGGCCCAGCAAGAGGCTCTGCATGCTCACTACACAACCTGCCTTCGCACTCTAAGGGAGACTGAGCGCACTCTCAGCAGGCTGACTAAG GAAACGGGCACCCACCAGGTTGAAGTGAACGATCAGAGGAAGCACTTGGAGAAACAGAGTGCTGTGCGCCTAGAGTTGGAGGACAAGATTATGACCAATATGCAGCAGAAGCTCACCCACAACAAGGCGGCCAAATACTCCGAAAGGCTCACCAGCAAGATAGCCTCGCTTAAGAAGGAAAAG GTCTCTCAGTTGTGGCAGCTGGAGAACAATATAGTAGTGGTGGAACTGGAGAGCAGCAAGGTCATTCAACATCTGGAAAGCCTGGCTGTCATCCAGGAAGCCCTCGATGAAGAAatctcaaagaaaaacaagataacaACAACCATCCAGGccaacatttcttcttttgtcacACTAATTGCGCAGAAGCAATCCAGCATAGCAAACTATAACAAAAAAATCGGTCAAATCGTCGCCAGCACTGGG CGTGATGACCTTAGTCCGATGCAAATCAAGATAGAGGCATTGATGTCACAGTCTGCAGAAGTGACTGCAACTATGGAGAGTGTCAAAAAGCTCTGGATGAAACGTCAGGAGATACTGGAAGAGCAGAGCCGGGAAATAGAAGCCAACAGCAAGGACATGCTCAAACTGCAGAAAGAGTACACAAGCATGCAGCAGAAAAAGATATGCCTGGAGA GTCAGGTGGAAGTAGAGCATCGTGACGAGACGGAGCTGGAGAAGAATGCAAAGACGCTGAGAGGCGACTTGCTGAAGCTCAACACTCTGATCAGCAAGAACGGACAGCTCAGTGTTGCACTAGAGCAGGACAATGCACTGATGGAGACGGACTTCCTGCACAGACTCAAG GAGGCTGAGCGGGATTCTATCGAGATGCAGATGAAACACGAGAAGACccaggaggaaaaagagagactcCTTAACAGTCTGCTAGAGGCCCA GCAGCAGATTATGCTGTGGGAGAAGAAGATCCAGCTTGTAAAAGAGACACGTTCTGCCGTGGACATAGATTTGGGTCAGGGAGACTTCCAGATGATGAAGACTGAGATACACCGTATGGAG GTACGACTCAACcagctgatgaagcagcaggagcgaCTGCTCAGAGAAAGTGAAGCAACAGTGGCAAGGAGGGAGACCATTGTGCTGCGCAGGGAGGCCATGGTCCACACTTCTATCAAACAGAATACAATGGGCGAGCTAAACCGAGCGATACAGGGCCTGCAGCGCAAGATCCAGGACACACACAAG CATGTAGTCGAGTGTGAGCAGGTGATCAGGGACCTACAGGAGAGTCGGGTGATTCTGAGTGACAAGCTGgcacagcagaagcagcagctggtAGATGTCTGCAGCTTCAGCTACGTTCTGGAGCCTGACTTTGTAAATCTTCAGGACACCAAAGACAGT AATCTGGCCCGCCTAGTAACTCTTCAAAGCAGGACCAAGAAGCTGCAGGGGGTGAGTGAGGGTGGGTACCAAGCCCTATCCACCAGTGAATCCATCAACGCTGCTACGCAAAGCAAGATGGAGCGCATGCACACTACCAGCGCCATCTTGCACCGTGTGTGTCAGGAATTCCCTCAGCACCAGGGGGCGCTGCACAGGCTGTTACTGGCACTGGCAGCGCGCACACAAATCCTGGAGCAGGAGATGTCCTGA